A stretch of Methanospirillum lacunae DNA encodes these proteins:
- a CDS encoding PAS domain S-box protein — protein sequence MASSMKENTTPQRILSYLKECPEGANIIEISKQLGVGRNQVARHLANLSQVGRLDLFTDGNNKIYRLAHRIPFHLFSVYPKGGAIGFNRSLLVQEVSERALTILGCSESDLIGTWIEDLPQPLFQELNLGSVTRGILDEKISTPHTVTGEVGGRFLEISLSPCIFDDSTTGVVVVISDLSDTEKILETERLLSDRFDALMRESEEFIADLDANDRIIRANYALARCFDTDPTNLIGLLGLPSISPEDLLLIKQTAFSDPNTSGRTSAPVEVRVITHDGKIRYQKWLAYREERNGILWSLHCIGSDITEQKIQDERIRLYESGLSAIVDERTNELREIIKNLKSQIDGLQRIEQQQYINESRYSRLTETVSEIIWETGEEHQFTYVSDKVQESIGKTSENLIGKHFFDLIDDSVGQARALDFVSLLISGKPIDRMVTPIRSVDGSTRWFEISGVPNIGPDESFQGYCGIANDITERVLQDELKTELLSIIESAAHIVAITREDGFFSYLNKAGRKFFGLSNKSDITKACFFSFIPESDYQDYLAKRAEAVEIGYWMGDSTIMSYDGTLIPVSQIIQYHRHESTKKSYFSTIIRDISDRLAFEQELATAYEYSRMLTEVNPDLIATFSVEGKILDVNAAVERVTGYHRQKLIGNEYFQFFSEPEEIKTLHGKVLTQGSAIEFTAEITHKNGRKTPVIGRSVAFRDQSKNMRGVFATARIIQPGSEEKSREKGPKKLKDKLRKPPPG from the coding sequence ATGGCCTCTTCGATGAAGGAGAATACCACCCCCCAAAGGATTCTCTCTTATCTGAAGGAATGTCCAGAAGGGGCCAACATTATTGAGATATCAAAACAACTTGGTGTTGGGAGAAACCAGGTTGCCAGACATCTGGCTAACCTCAGTCAGGTTGGTCGTCTCGACCTTTTTACAGATGGGAATAATAAGATCTACCGGCTTGCCCACCGGATACCGTTTCATTTATTTTCCGTATACCCTAAGGGGGGAGCGATCGGGTTTAATCGTTCACTTCTTGTACAGGAAGTGTCAGAACGGGCTCTTACCATTCTTGGATGTTCTGAATCTGATCTTATCGGTACATGGATTGAAGATCTGCCTCAACCCCTGTTTCAGGAATTGAATCTTGGCTCTGTCACCCGGGGGATACTTGATGAAAAGATATCAACCCCACATACTGTTACCGGTGAAGTTGGGGGAAGATTTCTGGAAATTTCACTCTCCCCTTGTATCTTTGATGATTCAACAACAGGCGTAGTTGTTGTCATTTCTGATCTTTCTGATACTGAAAAGATACTGGAAACAGAGCGACTATTATCAGATCGGTTTGATGCACTCATGAGAGAGAGTGAGGAGTTTATAGCTGACCTTGATGCAAATGACCGGATTATCAGGGCAAATTATGCACTTGCACGTTGCTTTGATACTGATCCCACCAATCTGATTGGTTTACTCGGGCTTCCATCTATCTCCCCGGAAGATTTGCTTTTAATTAAACAAACAGCATTTTCAGATCCAAATACTTCAGGCAGGACCTCTGCCCCGGTTGAAGTCAGGGTTATCACACATGATGGAAAGATCAGATACCAGAAATGGCTTGCATATCGTGAAGAAAGGAATGGGATCCTCTGGTCATTACACTGTATCGGTTCTGATATAACAGAGCAAAAAATACAGGATGAACGAATCAGGCTCTATGAATCCGGCTTATCTGCAATAGTAGATGAGAGGACGAATGAACTTCGGGAGATTATAAAAAATTTAAAGTCCCAGATTGATGGTCTACAGAGAATCGAACAGCAACAATACATAAACGAAAGCAGGTATTCGAGACTTACCGAAACCGTCAGTGAGATCATCTGGGAGACTGGTGAAGAACACCAGTTTACCTATGTAAGTGATAAAGTTCAGGAGAGCATTGGGAAAACTTCCGAGAACCTGATTGGAAAACATTTCTTTGATCTCATAGACGATTCAGTTGGACAGGCCAGGGCGTTAGATTTTGTCTCTCTTTTGATATCTGGCAAACCAATTGATCGGATGGTTACACCCATACGAAGTGTCGACGGTTCAACCCGCTGGTTCGAGATATCGGGTGTCCCGAATATCGGTCCTGACGAAAGTTTTCAAGGATATTGTGGAATTGCAAATGATATCACCGAACGGGTACTGCAAGACGAGTTAAAAACAGAACTTCTCTCAATTATTGAATCGGCAGCACATATTGTTGCAATTACACGCGAAGATGGTTTCTTTTCGTATCTCAACAAAGCAGGTAGGAAATTTTTCGGCCTCTCTAATAAATCAGACATTACTAAGGCCTGTTTTTTCTCCTTTATTCCAGAATCAGATTACCAGGATTATCTTGCAAAGAGAGCAGAAGCCGTCGAGATTGGGTACTGGATGGGCGATTCCACCATTATGTCATATGATGGAACATTGATCCCGGTTTCACAGATTATTCAGTATCACCGGCATGAATCAACGAAAAAATCCTATTTCTCAACGATAATCAGGGATATTTCCGATCGTCTGGCTTTTGAACAGGAACTCGCAACTGCATATGAATATTCACGGATGCTTACCGAAGTCAACCCTGATCTCATAGCCACATTTAGTGTTGAAGGAAAAATCCTTGATGTGAATGCCGCTGTAGAGCGGGTTACCGGATATCATAGACAAAAACTCATAGGAAATGAATATTTTCAGTTTTTTTCAGAACCTGAAGAGATTAAGACATTACATGGCAAGGTGCTTACCCAGGGTTCAGCAATTGAGTTCACAGCAGAGATTACTCATAAAAACGGGAGGAAAACTCCAGTAATCGGAAGATCTGTTGCATTCAGGGATCAGTCAAAAAACATGAGAGGGGTGTTTGCAACTGCAAGAATAATTCAACCCGGGTCTGAAGAAAAAAGCAGAGAGAAAGGACCTAAAAAACTAAAAGATAAACTCCGGAAACCTCCTCCCGGATAA
- a CDS encoding chemotaxis protein CheW: MKHITVEKREMEQIMPEPGINRGRGLTSRSRIKDTEQVVEFVIGDEMFAVDLFDTREVITTPDVTPIPNVPPFITGIIDLRGVITTIIDLRVMMHITRESTGKKQSRVIVLDKTVSEKMIGILVDDVYSVTTYSKKDIDQEAHSSNEGSRDILGVIRKHRKDGMGKDKNILVIWLDIKKMIQRIETDL; this comes from the coding sequence ATGAAACATATTACAGTTGAGAAGAGAGAAATGGAGCAAATAATGCCTGAACCAGGTATAAACCGGGGGAGAGGTCTTACCTCCCGTTCCCGGATCAAAGATACTGAACAGGTGGTGGAATTTGTTATCGGGGATGAGATGTTTGCAGTAGACCTCTTTGATACCAGAGAAGTGATCACTACTCCTGATGTTACACCAATTCCAAATGTACCTCCTTTTATTACCGGGATTATCGATCTCAGGGGCGTCATCACTACAATCATAGACCTTCGGGTGATGATGCATATCACCCGGGAATCAACAGGAAAGAAACAATCAAGGGTGATTGTTCTTGATAAAACGGTGAGTGAGAAGATGATTGGAATCCTCGTGGATGATGTCTATTCGGTTACAACCTATAGTAAGAAAGATATTGATCAGGAGGCTCATTCATCAAACGAGGGTTCACGTGATATTCTTGGAGTAATACGCAAACATCGCAAGGATGGGATGGGAAAAGATAAGAATATCCTTGTGATATGGCTTGATATAAAAAAGATGATACAGCGAATAGAGACGGATCTTTAA
- a CDS encoding sensor histidine kinase, which produces MIPYTLAIKQTILVLILLCSFSFQVSAEFIIPSDNQKSLNFQDYSSKTVLLLVSTDGKSPYESLFIKGISEELEKNTSVQLKFVTEYLNIPDYRNDNNLSILDDLYRHKIETLKPDVIITKDILAIELLSRMPPELVKGIPIISDVDPGPVENLTIIPVVTEKGYDSGKNIRVILSLLPHVKHIYVISGFGRDEIDELTVLQKQISGMNLSIPVTYLINQTHDELLPEISNITSDSAIYYISFAQDIEGNHFSPEDSLIRIYSKSRAPIFGPSESYIQRGIVGGYLLSPEKYGNEVGSLALESLSGTLPVSQIVDPDKIRVYKFDWKELSRFNIDLSRIPKESILVDKEESVWDKYSLPIIIILIIIASETLLIAGLVLNRRSRVSAEKRLHESEERYRTLINNAPDAIIVYDLGENRFIEANPKALSLLGCSMEQLRSLDYSGFYAKAQELDSNLPVIVQEHLEQIFSGQVVGFERVITTYDRKEIYCDVTIVRLPNLGPKVIRASFTDITLRKIAEDKLTRLYEDLETIVSERTRELHATQEAFRQANIRLNLLTGITRHDILNQITGLLGYLELCLEDTTKDNIRSYLQSCMNLTRAVQAQIEFTRVYENIGTTDPIWQNLETLINRVHLLLPTITFKWHLDLVPVEILADPMLEKVFYTLVENSSRHGGHVTDITFRATIRDSDLIIEYEDNGVGIVEADKPRIFDWSFGKHTGVGLFVSKQILAISEVTIREFGVPGEGVRFEMVVPTGKWKSVIFNLTT; this is translated from the coding sequence ATGATTCCCTATACGCTGGCTATAAAGCAGACTATTCTTGTGTTGATTTTACTCTGTAGTTTTTCATTTCAGGTATCAGCTGAATTTATTATTCCATCTGACAATCAAAAATCCCTGAATTTTCAGGATTACTCTTCAAAAACGGTATTGTTACTTGTTTCAACTGATGGGAAGAGCCCTTATGAATCACTGTTCATCAAAGGCATTAGTGAAGAACTTGAGAAAAATACCTCGGTACAATTAAAATTCGTAACAGAATATCTGAATATTCCTGATTATCGTAACGACAATAATCTTTCAATACTTGATGATCTGTACCGGCATAAAATTGAAACCCTAAAGCCTGATGTAATCATTACCAAAGATATTCTGGCTATTGAATTATTATCAAGAATGCCACCGGAACTTGTCAAAGGTATTCCAATTATCAGTGATGTTGATCCAGGGCCTGTAGAAAACCTGACGATTATCCCTGTTGTTACTGAAAAAGGATATGACTCTGGTAAAAATATCCGTGTGATCTTATCTCTTCTTCCTCATGTAAAACACATTTATGTGATATCAGGATTCGGTCGTGATGAAATTGATGAATTAACAGTACTCCAAAAACAGATCTCTGGGATGAACCTGTCAATTCCGGTAACCTACCTCATTAATCAGACCCATGACGAATTATTGCCTGAAATATCAAATATTACTTCTGATTCGGCAATCTATTACATTAGTTTCGCACAGGACATAGAAGGAAACCATTTTAGCCCTGAAGACTCTCTTATCCGGATATATTCAAAGTCCAGGGCTCCCATATTTGGGCCAAGCGAATCATATATTCAGCGTGGGATAGTCGGAGGGTACCTGCTCAGCCCAGAAAAGTATGGAAATGAAGTTGGGTCTCTTGCTCTAGAATCATTATCTGGAACGCTCCCGGTATCACAAATAGTCGATCCTGATAAGATCAGAGTATACAAATTTGACTGGAAAGAACTGTCCCGGTTTAATATTGATCTCTCCCGCATTCCCAAGGAGAGCATCCTTGTTGACAAAGAGGAGTCTGTCTGGGATAAATACTCGCTACCGATTATTATAATTCTCATCATCATCGCTTCTGAAACTCTGCTTATTGCCGGACTTGTACTAAACCGGAGGTCACGGGTATCAGCAGAAAAACGTCTTCATGAAAGCGAAGAGAGGTACCGGACACTTATAAACAACGCCCCTGATGCCATCATTGTGTATGATCTTGGTGAGAATAGATTTATTGAAGCCAATCCCAAAGCATTGAGTCTGCTTGGATGCTCAATGGAGCAGTTACGCTCTCTGGATTATTCCGGATTTTATGCCAAAGCACAAGAGCTTGATAGTAATCTACCGGTAATTGTTCAGGAGCATCTTGAACAGATCTTTTCAGGACAGGTTGTTGGTTTTGAGCGGGTCATAACCACATATGATCGAAAAGAGATCTATTGTGACGTAACCATTGTTCGCCTCCCAAATCTTGGTCCAAAAGTAATCAGGGCAAGTTTTACTGATATCACTCTTCGAAAAATTGCCGAAGACAAATTGACCCGACTGTATGAGGATCTTGAAACCATTGTATCAGAGAGAACCAGGGAACTTCATGCAACTCAGGAAGCATTCAGACAGGCAAATATCAGGCTAAACCTCCTGACTGGTATAACCCGTCATGATATCCTCAACCAGATTACCGGACTTCTGGGATATCTGGAGTTGTGTCTTGAGGATACTACCAAAGATAATATCAGATCATACCTGCAATCCTGCATGAATCTGACCCGGGCTGTTCAGGCACAAATAGAATTTACCAGGGTCTATGAAAACATCGGAACAACTGATCCAATCTGGCAAAACCTGGAAACACTCATTAACCGTGTTCACCTGCTTCTTCCAACAATTACATTCAAATGGCATCTTGATCTTGTACCTGTCGAGATATTGGCTGATCCGATGCTTGAAAAGGTGTTCTACACTCTCGTAGAAAACTCATCACGACATGGTGGTCATGTGACTGATATCACATTCAGAGCAACAATCCGGGATTCAGATCTTATCATAGAATATGAGGATAATGGAGTTGGGATTGTTGAGGCTGATAAACCCCGTATCTTTGACTGGTCATTTGGAAAGCATACCGGGGTTGGACTGTTCGTCTCAAAACAGATCCTGGCGATAAGTGAAGTGACAATCAGGGAATTCGGAGTACCCGGAGAAGGGGTAAGGTTTGAGATGGTTGTTCCAACAGGAAAATGGAAATCTGTAATTTTTAATTTGACCACATGA
- a CDS encoding methyl-accepting chemotaxis protein yields MDLNNVDLLSTEELKAVILTLQEERKELSIFVEEMALMRQNQKAGDIEWFMPVDRFTGVYRTMAEGVNEQVRDHIGVKKRIVEVIRHFGEGDFSVEMEQLPGKKAFITHDVNMFRSRILELFSVLNDLTTASAEGKLSTRADISKFEGDWKNLVQNINKMLDAILLPIGEGNRILRQIRGGDLRERVEIECYGDHEEMKNAINGVHQWLSELIEYVTKISAGDMTAQMSMASDKDQIYEYLIQMKESIKALVADANMLSQATIDGKLETRADATKHRGDYRKIIEGVNKTLDAVIGPLNVAANYVDRISKGDIPVKIADSYNGDFNTIKVNLNICIDAVNALVADANLLSKAGVEGRLQTRADASKHRGDFRKIVEGVNETLDSVIIPVNEALRVSKEYANSNFSARVDPSLNVSGDWIAFKDALNNIGIQVSEAVGLINKQVIDLASNAEEATASTEEVAAGAQQVVRITGEVSSNSRQGEDSIIQVLKAMEDLNITVAEVSRKAELVSMTATQANDFAKNGVELAQKSETAMNEIKRSSSEVDQIVKDINQKMDEIGKIVRLISDIANQTNLLALNAAIEAARAGEAGRGFAVVAAEVKSLAQDSRSSAENIADMITDLQNKAKMANTAMGHAGETVEMGSSALLETLDAFNQIALSIDEITKNATDVASSSEEQAASVEEVTASINEVSSLIQNTTKDAGDAAAATEEASDAIEQVNRVIGNVSGIADVVSKEMAKFRI; encoded by the coding sequence ATGGATTTGAACAATGTTGATCTACTGAGCACTGAAGAATTAAAAGCAGTAATTTTAACCCTTCAGGAAGAACGTAAAGAATTAAGCATTTTTGTTGAAGAAATGGCCCTGATGAGGCAGAACCAGAAAGCCGGGGATATAGAGTGGTTCATGCCTGTAGACAGATTCACCGGTGTGTACCGCACCATGGCAGAAGGGGTGAATGAGCAGGTACGTGATCATATTGGGGTTAAAAAACGAATTGTAGAAGTAATACGACATTTCGGAGAAGGGGATTTCTCTGTTGAGATGGAACAGCTCCCAGGGAAAAAGGCATTTATCACTCATGATGTCAACATGTTCAGATCCCGGATCCTCGAACTCTTCTCTGTTCTCAATGATTTAACCACCGCTTCAGCAGAGGGAAAATTATCAACCCGGGCAGACATCTCAAAATTTGAAGGAGACTGGAAAAACCTCGTGCAAAATATCAACAAGATGCTCGATGCCATCCTTCTCCCTATTGGAGAAGGAAACCGGATACTCCGGCAGATCAGGGGAGGAGATCTGCGGGAGCGGGTTGAGATTGAGTGTTATGGCGATCATGAGGAGATGAAAAACGCCATCAACGGAGTGCATCAATGGTTATCAGAACTCATCGAGTATGTCACGAAGATCTCAGCCGGAGATATGACTGCCCAGATGAGTATGGCATCTGATAAAGATCAGATCTATGAATATCTAATACAGATGAAAGAGAGCATCAAAGCACTTGTTGCAGATGCAAACATGCTCTCTCAGGCAACCATTGACGGAAAACTCGAAACACGTGCTGATGCCACAAAACACAGGGGAGATTATAGAAAGATCATAGAGGGAGTCAATAAAACTCTTGATGCAGTCATTGGACCTCTTAATGTGGCTGCAAATTATGTAGACCGAATCAGTAAAGGTGATATTCCGGTTAAGATCGCCGATTCGTATAATGGTGACTTTAACACGATCAAGGTTAATCTCAATATTTGTATTGACGCAGTCAATGCGTTGGTTGCTGATGCAAATCTGTTATCTAAAGCGGGAGTAGAAGGGAGACTTCAAACCCGTGCTGATGCTTCCAAACATCGGGGTGATTTCCGCAAGATCGTGGAGGGAGTAAACGAGACACTTGACAGTGTTATCATCCCGGTCAATGAAGCACTCAGAGTATCAAAAGAGTATGCAAACTCTAACTTTTCTGCACGGGTTGATCCCTCTCTTAATGTATCAGGTGACTGGATAGCATTCAAAGATGCCCTGAACAACATCGGAATCCAGGTATCAGAGGCAGTCGGGCTCATCAATAAACAGGTAATAGATCTTGCTTCTAATGCAGAAGAGGCAACTGCAAGTACTGAGGAAGTGGCAGCTGGTGCACAACAGGTAGTGCGAATCACCGGGGAAGTCAGCAGTAACTCTCGGCAAGGAGAAGATAGTATCATCCAGGTACTTAAGGCAATGGAAGACCTGAATATCACTGTAGCTGAAGTATCAAGAAAGGCAGAACTAGTCTCCATGACAGCAACCCAGGCCAACGACTTTGCAAAGAACGGGGTAGAACTCGCTCAAAAGTCTGAAACTGCAATGAATGAGATTAAACGTTCATCGTCAGAGGTTGATCAGATTGTTAAAGACATTAATCAGAAGATGGATGAGATCGGTAAGATCGTCCGTTTGATATCTGACATTGCAAATCAGACCAACCTATTAGCCCTGAATGCTGCAATAGAAGCTGCACGGGCAGGTGAAGCAGGACGTGGATTTGCTGTAGTTGCAGCTGAAGTCAAATCACTGGCACAGGATTCTCGCAGTTCGGCTGAGAATATCGCAGATATGATAACTGATCTGCAAAATAAAGCTAAAATGGCGAATACTGCAATGGGGCATGCAGGTGAGACAGTGGAGATGGGCAGTTCAGCCCTGCTTGAAACCCTGGATGCTTTCAACCAGATTGCATTATCGATTGATGAGATAACCAAAAATGCAACCGATGTAGCATCTTCATCTGAGGAACAGGCTGCATCTGTAGAGGAAGTCACTGCAAGTATCAATGAAGTGAGCAGTCTTATTCAGAATACTACAAAAGATGCAGGGGATGCTGCTGCAGCAACTGAAGAAGCATCAGACGCTATTGAACAGGTTAACAGAGTTATCGGGAATGTGAGCGGGATCGCAGATGTAGTCTCAAAGGAGATGGCAAAGTTCAGGATTTAG
- a CDS encoding methyl-accepting chemotaxis protein — MRKIEFKSIKTKLIVSMVALVLVSCIILASVSAINARNTVEGKMHGTYNAVGLNSAGQMTLILQEGLDLVNMVATRPASIDLLTIEQKSGINQEKRTISNTGFKTSADRTSDAFDNVMLVNLAGDVISSNKPENIGKSYKDIPLFTEGQKGNYISTPYLDDKKVPTLGYATNVIDSENKTVGVVLVTTPMESVEKIVLDPSGLGSTGKGMIVDLNQGGLIISHVSGSTDAFLNKKAKIDMIQEGKLNYWNNFMGENVLGSRYAVKEKPGWFLVYMEDQGDALKDINAMIMMMIIITILIIIAGIAFAYYLARSIATPIIALSKASDDLALGDVNQEITYVSPDELGTLADSFRRMIENFKGKTQVASALSVGDLNVTVPVASDKDSLGLAMSQMKDTITDMVTTVKRIATEAEAGHLQERGDTALFNGEYQNIISGLNNTLDSVINPVNEAMRLAGSYAEGDYTDRIDENLVVKGDFIPFKEALNQIGIAGSVAIGGVKSEVESLTAGMEETTASAEEVAGATNTVAQSSTTVSTLAERSGNGIIQSLKAMEDLSNTVTEVATKAEQASALAKQTVELSEKGATLAGKAEKGMEGIMLSVDETNEIITDITGQMEEIGKIVDVITGISEQTGLLALNAAIEAARAGDAGMGFAVVADEVKSLALESQKSAENIASIIGNLQKKSQLVSDSMKTSATEVKAGNSAVTETLDVFNEIVMAINEVHHNMMEVAGATEEQAAAVEEITASVHEVGNLVQKTAEEAVGSAAATEEVTASIDQISRAISEASSSIQRISEEMNRFTTA; from the coding sequence ATGAGGAAAATTGAATTCAAGTCTATTAAAACAAAATTAATCGTATCGATGGTTGCCCTTGTGCTGGTCAGCTGTATCATCCTTGCATCGGTGAGTGCAATAAACGCACGGAACACTGTTGAAGGGAAGATGCACGGAACGTATAACGCTGTCGGGCTCAATTCTGCCGGACAGATGACCCTTATCCTGCAGGAAGGATTGGATCTCGTAAACATGGTGGCAACAAGACCAGCAAGCATCGACCTTCTTACAATAGAACAGAAATCCGGAATAAATCAGGAGAAACGTACAATCAGTAATACTGGATTTAAAACGTCTGCTGACAGGACCAGTGACGCATTTGACAATGTCATGCTCGTCAACCTGGCAGGAGATGTTATCTCATCTAACAAGCCGGAGAACATCGGAAAAAGTTACAAGGATATTCCATTGTTTACCGAGGGCCAGAAAGGCAACTATATCTCAACCCCGTATCTTGACGATAAAAAGGTTCCAACACTTGGATACGCAACCAATGTCATAGACTCAGAAAATAAAACTGTAGGAGTGGTGTTAGTCACTACACCGATGGAATCGGTTGAAAAGATCGTCCTCGATCCATCGGGCTTAGGTTCAACTGGCAAAGGAATGATTGTTGATCTCAATCAGGGAGGTCTCATTATCAGTCATGTTAGTGGTTCAACTGATGCATTCCTGAACAAAAAAGCCAAGATAGACATGATCCAGGAAGGAAAACTCAATTACTGGAACAATTTTATGGGTGAGAATGTTCTTGGGAGCAGATACGCGGTAAAAGAAAAACCCGGATGGTTCCTCGTGTACATGGAAGACCAGGGAGATGCTCTCAAAGATATCAATGCCATGATCATGATGATGATCATCATCACGATCCTGATCATCATCGCCGGCATTGCATTTGCCTATTATCTCGCAAGGAGTATCGCAACCCCGATCATCGCTCTTTCAAAAGCATCTGACGATCTCGCTCTTGGAGATGTCAACCAGGAGATCACATACGTTTCACCGGATGAACTAGGTACTCTGGCTGATTCATTCAGACGAATGATCGAGAATTTTAAAGGAAAAACACAGGTCGCATCAGCCCTTTCAGTGGGAGATCTGAATGTTACGGTTCCGGTTGCATCAGACAAAGACTCACTTGGCCTTGCCATGAGCCAGATGAAAGATACCATTACCGATATGGTCACCACCGTTAAGCGAATTGCAACCGAAGCAGAAGCAGGACACTTACAAGAGAGAGGAGATACGGCTCTTTTCAACGGTGAATACCAAAACATCATTTCCGGCCTCAACAACACCCTTGATTCAGTCATTAATCCGGTTAATGAAGCCATGCGACTTGCCGGATCCTATGCAGAAGGTGATTATACAGATAGAATCGATGAAAACCTTGTGGTTAAAGGAGATTTCATTCCATTCAAAGAAGCCTTAAACCAGATTGGTATCGCAGGCAGTGTGGCGATTGGCGGAGTGAAGAGTGAAGTTGAGAGCCTCACTGCGGGAATGGAAGAGACCACTGCTAGTGCAGAAGAAGTGGCGGGCGCCACAAACACTGTTGCACAGAGTTCTACTACTGTAAGCACCCTTGCCGAAAGGAGTGGAAATGGTATTATCCAATCCCTGAAAGCAATGGAGGATCTCTCCAATACCGTGACCGAGGTTGCAACAAAAGCTGAGCAAGCTTCAGCACTGGCTAAACAAACTGTTGAACTATCAGAAAAAGGTGCAACACTTGCCGGAAAAGCAGAAAAAGGAATGGAAGGGATCATGCTGTCAGTTGATGAAACAAATGAGATCATCACTGATATCACCGGTCAGATGGAAGAGATCGGCAAGATCGTGGACGTTATCACAGGAATATCAGAACAAACCGGACTTTTGGCCCTCAATGCAGCTATTGAAGCAGCTCGTGCCGGAGATGCAGGAATGGGATTTGCAGTTGTTGCTGATGAAGTCAAATCCCTGGCTCTTGAGTCTCAGAAATCAGCGGAAAATATCGCTTCAATCATCGGAAACCTTCAGAAGAAGTCACAACTCGTATCAGACTCCATGAAGACTTCAGCTACTGAAGTCAAAGCAGGAAACAGTGCTGTCACTGAAACACTTGATGTTTTCAACGAGATCGTCATGGCAATCAATGAGGTTCATCACAACATGATGGAGGTTGCCGGAGCAACTGAGGAACAGGCAGCTGCAGTTGAAGAGATTACTGCAAGTGTACATGAGGTTGGAAACCTGGTGCAGAAGACTGCAGAAGAAGCAGTTGGTTCTGCAGCAGCCACAGAGGAGGTCACCGCCTCAATTGATCAGATCTCAAGAGCCATTTCAGAAGCTTCTTCATCGATTCAGAGAATTTCAGAGGAGATGAATCGATTCACGACTGCCTGA
- a CDS encoding chemotaxis protein CheW, translated as MELANSRTQSGKETQEDEVQVVEFIIGEDKFAVNLFDVREIVEASKITPLPHAPSHVRGIIDLRGEITTIVDLRQLLRIKASKDTSTADLRFIVMDDTVSSQKTGIVVDEVTSVLTVPVTDIDQTTKGGTNEGGHILGVIKKEVGERGESRKELVIWIDVRELISNMG; from the coding sequence ATGGAACTTGCTAACAGCAGAACACAATCAGGAAAGGAGACTCAGGAAGATGAAGTACAGGTTGTCGAATTCATTATTGGAGAAGACAAGTTCGCGGTCAATCTTTTTGATGTCAGGGAGATCGTAGAGGCTTCAAAGATCACTCCTCTTCCTCATGCCCCATCCCATGTCAGAGGAATTATTGATCTACGTGGTGAAATAACGACCATTGTTGATCTTCGGCAATTACTCAGAATAAAGGCATCTAAAGATACATCCACTGCTGACCTCAGGTTCATTGTAATGGACGATACGGTCTCTTCACAGAAAACCGGTATCGTCGTTGATGAAGTAACTTCAGTTCTGACTGTTCCGGTTACCGATATTGATCAAACTACGAAAGGTGGAACTAATGAAGGAGGACACATCCTCGGGGTAATTAAGAAAGAGGTTGGAGAGCGGGGAGAAAGTAGAAAAGAACTGGTTATCTGGATTGATGTCAGGGAATTAATCTCCAACATGGGATAA